The DNA region CCGCCCTTCCCCACCCGGAGAGCGCCAGCCAGCTCTGGCAAAGCGTCTGTACCGGACTCACTGCCGATTGTGCCGGACGACGCATCCACCACATCCGATACCCCCAGATAATGAGCACGCACAGGGCAAGGCCGAACGCCACGAGCAGCAGCTGGTTCACCAGTCCGAATAAGATCCCCATATGGAAATCCACGCCCCAGCGGGTCAGTTTTGCCATTAACGGGAAATCCTCAAATCGGGTTCTGTCCAGAACCTGCAGCGTTGCAGGATCAACCGCAACGGCGTCCACCTGCGTCGGCCAGCTGCGGTCGATTTCCGTTACGGTCCAGGCGCGATCCGCGGTTTTCGCCGGGCGGATCTCCAGCCTGCTGGCGTCAATCCCTGCCTTGCGGGCGGCGCTTAGTACCCCGTCAAAATGCGTTAAATCCATCGCCATTTCCGGCATCATCATTCCGCCGTGATGAGCGTGGTGTTCGGCATGTTCATCCACCGTCTCCTGGTGGCCGGATAGCGTCGTATTCACCTGCGGAGTGAGCCAGTCCATCTCTGCCCGCAGCTTATCAACGTTCCCTCCCGCCCACTGGGACCAGGTCAGGCCGGTTGCGGAGAACAGCAGCATCCCGCCCAGCAGGCTCCAGCCCAGCGTCACGTGCAGGCGACGACGATTCTGGAAGCGATTGTCGATCCGCCGCTTGGGTCGGGTATAAAACCACAGTGCAATACCGCCCAGCGCGGCGACCCACATCCAGGAAGCCGCCAGTTCGCTGTAGAGCCGCCCCACGTCGCCCAGCATCAGAGAGGCATGCAAATAATCAATGGTCTGACGCAGCGGTAAAATCCCGCTGGTGCCGTATACCGTCATGTCACCCAGCACCGCCAGGCTTACAGGATCGACGAAGATAGCCCGGTTCTCCGAGGGCCCAAGCGCCGGATCGGCAAACATCACGCGGGTGGTTTCACCTTCAGCCAGCCCCGGACGCACGGCGTGCAAACGCAG from Enterobacter chengduensis includes:
- a CDS encoding PepSY-associated TM helix domain-containing protein, coding for MTTCTSRAAWGNLLRRLHFYVGLFVGPFIFFAALTGTLYVATPQLENALYRHAIHADSVGEPQPLAEQIAVAEKTVGSDLRLHAVRPGLAEGETTRVMFADPALGPSENRAIFVDPVSLAVLGDMTVYGTSGILPLRQTIDYLHASLMLGDVGRLYSELAASWMWVAALGGIALWFYTRPKRRIDNRFQNRRRLHVTLGWSLLGGMLLFSATGLTWSQWAGGNVDKLRAEMDWLTPQVNTTLSGHQETVDEHAEHHAHHGGMMMPEMAMDLTHFDGVLSAARKAGIDASRLEIRPAKTADRAWTVTEIDRSWPTQVDAVAVDPATLQVLDRTRFEDFPLMAKLTRWGVDFHMGILFGLVNQLLLVAFGLALCVLIIWGYRMWWMRRPAQSAVSPVQTLCQSWLALSGWGRAVSAIISVLLGLALPVMGASLALFVLVDWLRWRAATRATLAESSAK